A single region of the Arthrobacter sp. PAMC25564 genome encodes:
- a CDS encoding histidinol-phosphate transaminase: MTSSENSAGGIRPRPVVDLLPRYAAGKPPVPVEGLVSYKLSSNENPLPPIPAVQQAIAAQTDFNRYPDPLSSKLRAALAGFLDVPAEDIVTGAGSLGALNQLLTTFAGQNDDGKADEVIYAWRSFEAYPICVGLAGAESIRIPLTSDGRHDLNAMAAAVSARTRMILLCTPNNPTGPIITREETERFIKAVPSDVVVVIDEAYQEFVRAEDAVDGIEMYRKYPNVVVLRTFSKAHGLAGLRVGYSVSRPELTQHLRVAATPFSVSQIGEIAAVTSLEHYGEVVERVQSLVDERDRVTAGLRELGWFVPEAQGNFVWLNLGANSAEFAALAGERALSVRAFGDEGVRVSIGETEANTRFLELCAIYTKPPRRS, encoded by the coding sequence ATGACTTCATCAGAGAATTCGGCCGGAGGAATCAGGCCGCGCCCGGTGGTAGACCTCCTTCCGCGCTACGCGGCCGGCAAGCCGCCGGTCCCCGTCGAGGGTCTGGTCAGCTACAAGCTGTCCTCCAATGAGAACCCCTTGCCGCCCATTCCCGCAGTGCAGCAGGCGATCGCGGCACAGACCGACTTCAACCGTTACCCGGACCCGCTCAGCAGCAAGCTGCGCGCTGCCCTCGCCGGGTTCCTGGACGTCCCTGCCGAGGACATCGTCACCGGTGCCGGGAGCCTCGGGGCCCTGAACCAGCTGCTGACCACGTTCGCGGGCCAGAACGATGACGGCAAGGCCGATGAGGTCATCTACGCCTGGCGTTCCTTCGAGGCCTACCCCATCTGTGTCGGCCTGGCGGGGGCGGAGAGCATCCGGATCCCGCTCACGAGCGACGGCCGCCACGATCTCAATGCGATGGCGGCTGCCGTCTCAGCACGCACCAGGATGATCCTGCTGTGCACGCCCAACAACCCCACCGGGCCGATCATCACGAGGGAGGAAACCGAGCGCTTCATCAAGGCCGTACCCTCCGACGTCGTGGTGGTCATCGACGAGGCCTACCAGGAGTTCGTGCGCGCCGAGGACGCCGTTGACGGCATCGAGATGTACCGCAAGTACCCGAACGTAGTCGTACTGCGGACCTTCTCCAAGGCGCACGGCCTCGCCGGGCTTCGGGTCGGCTACAGCGTCTCCCGCCCTGAACTCACCCAGCACCTGCGCGTCGCCGCGACGCCCTTCTCCGTGTCCCAGATCGGAGAAATCGCGGCGGTCACATCGCTGGAACACTATGGCGAGGTTGTAGAAAGGGTACAAAGCCTGGTCGACGAACGCGACCGGGTCACCGCCGGGCTCCGGGAGCTCGGCTGGTTCGTTCCGGAGGCCCAAGGTAACTTCGTGTGGCTCAATCTCGGCGCCAACAGCGCGGAGTTCGCCGCGCTGGCGGGGGAACGGGCACTGTCCGTCCGGGCCTTCGGGGACGAGGGAGTCCGGGTCAGCATCGGCGAGACCGAGGCCAACACCCGCTTCCTGGAACTCTGTGCGATCTATACAAAACCGCCACGGCGTTCCTAG
- the pdhA gene encoding pyruvate dehydrogenase (acetyl-transferring) E1 component subunit alpha: MGATHLPSTEFDGTDLDDQLEAEAEAQLGAPAEPMVQLLGPDGKLGTDPVFSKYAERLNPEKLRGFYADMAKIRRFDVEATALQRQGQLALWVPLTGQEAAQIGSGRASQPQDYIFPTYREHGVALTRNVDLAELLRQFRGVSNGGWNPKDTNFHLYTLVLAAQTPHAVGYAMGIQRDQKLAAAAAAAAGGAEGQVTEPKAAVVVYFGDGASSEGDVHESMVFASSYNAPVVFFCQNNHWAISVPSSVQTRIPLANRAKGYGFPGIRVDGNDVIAVHAVTEWALEHAREGRGPVLIEAFTYRVGAHTTADDPTKYRGSAEESVWRAKDPLERLEKYLRAEGLADEAFFEQVKADGDELAAYVRKTTYDLETPDIRTAFANTYVEAHPLVAEELAWFEEYSAGFADEGAVQAEGAGH, translated from the coding sequence ATGGGCGCCACACATCTGCCCTCTACCGAGTTCGACGGAACCGATCTCGATGACCAGCTTGAGGCGGAAGCCGAAGCCCAACTGGGCGCCCCGGCCGAGCCGATGGTGCAGCTGCTGGGCCCCGACGGGAAACTCGGCACCGACCCGGTCTTCTCGAAATATGCCGAGCGGCTCAACCCGGAGAAGCTGCGCGGGTTTTATGCCGACATGGCAAAGATCCGACGTTTTGACGTGGAAGCCACGGCCCTCCAGCGGCAGGGCCAGCTGGCGCTGTGGGTCCCGCTCACTGGACAGGAAGCCGCCCAGATCGGCTCCGGCCGGGCCAGCCAGCCGCAGGACTACATCTTCCCCACCTACCGCGAACACGGTGTGGCGCTGACCCGCAACGTCGACCTGGCTGAGCTGCTGCGCCAGTTCCGCGGTGTCTCCAACGGCGGCTGGAACCCCAAGGACACCAACTTCCACCTCTACACGCTCGTCCTCGCGGCCCAGACCCCGCACGCGGTCGGCTACGCCATGGGCATCCAGCGCGACCAGAAACTCGCGGCGGCGGCGGCCGCGGCCGCGGGCGGGGCGGAAGGCCAGGTGACGGAGCCCAAGGCCGCCGTCGTGGTCTATTTCGGTGACGGTGCCAGCTCGGAAGGGGACGTCCATGAGTCCATGGTCTTCGCCTCGTCCTACAACGCCCCCGTCGTCTTCTTCTGCCAGAACAACCACTGGGCGATCTCGGTCCCGAGCTCGGTCCAGACCCGGATTCCGCTGGCCAACCGCGCCAAGGGCTACGGCTTCCCTGGCATCCGGGTGGACGGCAACGACGTGATCGCCGTCCACGCCGTCACCGAATGGGCGCTCGAGCATGCCCGCGAGGGCAGGGGCCCAGTGCTGATCGAGGCCTTCACCTACCGCGTCGGAGCCCACACCACGGCCGACGATCCCACGAAGTACCGCGGATCCGCCGAGGAATCCGTGTGGCGGGCCAAGGATCCGCTCGAGCGCCTGGAAAAGTACCTCCGGGCCGAGGGCCTGGCGGACGAGGCCTTCTTCGAGCAGGTCAAGGCCGACGGCGACGAGCTCGCAGCCTACGTCCGCAAGACCACCTACGACCTTGAAACCCCGGACATCCGGACCGCGTTCGCCAACACGTACGTGGAAGCACACCCGCTGGTGGCCGAAGAGCTGGCCTGGTTCGAGGAGTACAGCGCAGGATTCGCCGACGAAGGCGCCGTTCAGGCAGAAGGTGCGGGCCACTGA
- a CDS encoding alpha-ketoacid dehydrogenase subunit beta — protein MTTMTIAKAINEGLRAALRNNPRSLLMGEDIGPLGGVYRVTDGLIAEFGADRVVDTPLAESGIIGTAIGLSLRGYLPICEIQFDGFVFPGFNQITTQLAKMHARSNGNLTVPVVIRIPYGGGIGSIEHHSESPEALFAHTAGLRIITPSNPHDAYWMIQQAVDCQDPVIVFEPKRRYWLKGEVDTESAGQATDPFKAHVLREGTDATVVVYGPLVPVALAAANAAAEDGHSVEVIDLRSISPIDFDTVTESVRKTGRLIVAHEAPTFGGIGGEIAARISERAFHSLEAPVIRVGGFHMPYPVAKVEEDYLPDIDRILEALDRALSY, from the coding sequence ATGACCACCATGACCATTGCCAAGGCCATCAATGAAGGCCTGCGTGCGGCGCTGCGCAACAACCCGCGCTCCCTCCTGATGGGGGAGGACATCGGGCCGCTCGGCGGCGTCTACCGCGTCACGGACGGCCTGATCGCCGAATTCGGAGCGGACCGTGTGGTGGACACCCCGCTGGCCGAGTCCGGCATCATCGGCACCGCGATCGGCCTGTCCCTGCGCGGCTACCTACCCATCTGTGAGATCCAGTTCGACGGCTTCGTCTTCCCGGGCTTCAACCAGATCACCACCCAGCTGGCCAAGATGCACGCGCGCAGCAACGGCAACCTCACCGTTCCCGTCGTCATCCGGATCCCCTACGGCGGTGGCATCGGCTCGATCGAGCACCACTCTGAATCCCCGGAAGCCCTGTTCGCCCACACGGCCGGCCTGCGCATCATCACCCCGTCCAACCCGCACGACGCCTACTGGATGATCCAGCAGGCCGTCGACTGCCAGGACCCCGTGATCGTCTTCGAACCCAAGCGCCGCTACTGGCTCAAGGGCGAGGTCGACACGGAATCCGCCGGCCAGGCCACGGACCCCTTCAAGGCCCATGTACTGCGTGAAGGCACGGATGCAACCGTGGTGGTTTACGGACCGCTCGTGCCGGTGGCCCTTGCCGCGGCCAACGCCGCCGCCGAGGACGGCCACAGCGTCGAAGTGATCGACCTCCGGTCCATTTCGCCGATCGACTTCGACACCGTCACGGAGTCCGTCCGGAAGACCGGCCGGCTGATCGTGGCGCACGAGGCCCCCACCTTCGGCGGCATCGGCGGCGAAATTGCGGCCCGGATCAGTGAGCGGGCCTTCCACTCGCTCGAGGCCCCCGTCATCCGGGTCGGCGGTTTCCACATGCCCTACCCCGTGGCCAAGGTGGAAGAAGACTACCTGCCGGACATCGACCGCATCCTTGAGGCACTGGACCGTGCCCTTTCTTACTGA
- a CDS encoding dihydrolipoamide acetyltransferase family protein, with protein sequence MTLNKFNLPDVGEGLTEAEIVAWKVKAGDTVAINDVLCEIETAKSLVELPSPFAGTVTELLVPEGVTVDVGTPIISVTDAVDADAGAPGKPPAAAPAPDAPLYGKLTPDVSDAGEAAGRPAGGPLVGSGPKADAVKRRRRVSAAPAAVSEVSAGSIEDLVDPVESHGIWISPEAVAHAERTVSAEGIDQRPTLGGAISGLVSKVLAKPPVRKIARDLGIDLADVVPTGARGEVTREDLVSYQAQRDAEVDKADTFWGKTGRPQEQRIERIPVKGVRKATAKAMVESAFAAPHVSIFVDVDASRTMEFVKRLKLSRDFEGIKVSPLLILSKAVIWAAARNPSVNATWVDSADGDSAEIHVKHFMNLGIAAATPRGLMVPNIKNAQDLSLKELALALNELATTARAGKTQPSQMQGGTLTITNIGALGIDTGTPIINPGEVAIVAFGTIKQKPWVLDGEVIPRWITTLGGSFDHRVVDGDLSARFMADVAAILEEPALLLD encoded by the coding sequence ATGACGCTCAATAAGTTCAACCTCCCCGATGTGGGCGAAGGTCTGACGGAGGCCGAAATCGTTGCCTGGAAGGTCAAAGCCGGCGACACCGTGGCCATCAATGACGTGCTGTGCGAGATCGAGACGGCCAAGTCCCTCGTGGAACTGCCCTCGCCCTTCGCCGGCACCGTCACCGAGCTGCTCGTTCCGGAGGGCGTGACGGTCGACGTCGGGACCCCCATCATCAGCGTCACCGACGCCGTGGACGCCGACGCAGGCGCGCCGGGGAAGCCGCCCGCCGCCGCGCCGGCTCCCGATGCCCCGCTGTACGGAAAGCTGACGCCGGATGTGTCCGACGCCGGCGAGGCGGCCGGGCGCCCGGCCGGAGGCCCCCTCGTGGGCTCCGGACCCAAGGCAGACGCCGTCAAGCGCCGCCGCCGGGTTTCCGCCGCCCCGGCCGCCGTCTCCGAAGTTTCGGCCGGCTCAATCGAAGATCTGGTCGACCCCGTGGAGAGCCACGGCATCTGGATCAGCCCGGAGGCCGTCGCCCATGCAGAGCGGACGGTGTCCGCTGAAGGCATCGACCAGCGGCCCACCCTTGGCGGGGCCATCAGCGGCCTCGTCAGCAAGGTCCTGGCCAAGCCGCCGGTGCGCAAGATTGCCCGGGATCTCGGCATCGACCTCGCCGACGTCGTCCCCACCGGCGCCCGCGGGGAGGTGACCCGTGAGGATCTGGTGAGCTACCAGGCCCAGCGCGACGCCGAGGTGGACAAGGCGGACACCTTCTGGGGCAAGACCGGCCGTCCGCAGGAACAGCGGATCGAGCGGATCCCGGTCAAGGGCGTCCGCAAGGCCACGGCGAAGGCCATGGTCGAGTCGGCTTTCGCGGCTCCGCACGTCAGCATCTTCGTGGACGTGGATGCCAGCCGGACCATGGAGTTCGTCAAGCGGCTCAAGCTGTCCCGCGACTTCGAGGGCATCAAGGTTTCCCCGCTGCTGATTCTTTCCAAGGCGGTCATCTGGGCCGCGGCGCGCAACCCCAGCGTCAACGCCACCTGGGTGGACAGCGCAGATGGCGATTCCGCCGAGATCCATGTCAAACACTTCATGAACCTCGGCATCGCCGCCGCCACACCGCGCGGCCTGATGGTGCCGAACATCAAGAACGCCCAGGACCTCTCCCTCAAGGAACTGGCCCTGGCCCTGAACGAGCTGGCCACGACCGCCCGGGCGGGCAAGACCCAGCCGTCGCAGATGCAGGGCGGCACCCTGACCATCACCAACATCGGCGCCCTCGGCATCGACACCGGCACCCCGATCATCAACCCCGGCGAGGTGGCGATCGTTGCCTTCGGCACCATCAAGCAGAAGCCCTGGGTGCTCGACGGCGAAGTCATTCCGCGCTGGATCACCACCCTCGGCGGCTCCTTCGACCACCGGGTGGTGGACGGCGACCTCTCGGCCCGCTTCATGGCCGACGTCGCGGCCATCCTGGAGGAGCCTGCACTGCTGCTGGACTGA
- the catA gene encoding catechol 1,2-dioxygenase produces the protein MTTETQATAAASGAGATARFRENKHVGGGTSQARVSALAGRLIKAVNDIVTDELVSYDEYNALKAWLISVGETGEWPLFLDVWVEHSVEEVANANRHGSKGTIEGPYYLPGAPVQHSPATLPMRDEEPGTPLLFQGHVKSVAGEPLAGAQIELWHADDLGFYSQFAPGLPEWNLRGTVIADDQGNFQINTIQPAPYQIPTDGACGALIAAAGWHAWRPAHIHLKVSAAGHRLITTQLYFEGDEHVADDIASAVKPDLVLAPTGRADGQGREVTYDFILDRTTEALDRIGRSR, from the coding sequence ATGACGACGGAAACCCAGGCCACCGCCGCCGCTTCGGGCGCAGGGGCAACGGCCCGCTTCAGGGAGAACAAGCACGTCGGGGGAGGTACCAGCCAGGCGCGCGTCAGCGCCCTCGCCGGCCGGCTGATCAAGGCGGTCAATGACATCGTCACGGACGAGTTGGTCAGCTACGACGAGTACAACGCCCTGAAAGCCTGGCTCATCAGCGTCGGCGAAACCGGCGAATGGCCGCTGTTCCTGGACGTCTGGGTGGAACACTCCGTCGAGGAGGTCGCCAACGCCAACCGGCACGGCTCCAAGGGCACCATCGAGGGCCCATACTACTTGCCGGGCGCCCCCGTCCAGCACAGCCCCGCCACGCTGCCGATGCGCGACGAGGAGCCCGGAACCCCGCTGCTGTTCCAGGGCCACGTCAAGAGCGTTGCCGGCGAGCCCCTCGCCGGCGCGCAGATCGAGCTCTGGCACGCCGACGACCTCGGCTTCTACTCCCAGTTCGCCCCGGGCCTGCCGGAATGGAACCTCCGCGGCACCGTCATCGCCGATGACCAGGGCAACTTCCAGATCAACACGATCCAGCCCGCGCCCTACCAGATCCCCACCGACGGCGCCTGCGGAGCCCTCATCGCGGCCGCCGGCTGGCACGCCTGGCGCCCCGCCCATATCCACCTCAAGGTTTCGGCGGCCGGACACCGGCTCATCACCACCCAGCTGTACTTCGAAGGCGACGAGCACGTTGCCGACGACATCGCCTCGGCCGTAAAACCAGACCTCGTGCTCGCCCCCACCGGGCGCGCCGACGGCCAGGGCCGGGAAGTCACCTACGACTTCATCCTCGACCGCACGACTGAGGCGCTCGACCGGATAGGGAGAAGTCGATGA
- a CDS encoding universal stress protein, with amino-acid sequence MTGIIVVGVDGSDTALKAAQAARDLAASLRATLHVVSAFDSDKTEIFSSGSDQWIVSDAGNAEKVAKGVADSLRTEGVNITYAAARGKPAEALVQEAERSGARMIVVGNRNMRGLGRVLGSVANSVAHNAPCDVYIAKTDEA; translated from the coding sequence ATGACCGGAATTATTGTCGTCGGCGTCGATGGCAGTGACACTGCCCTGAAGGCTGCGCAGGCGGCGCGGGACCTGGCCGCTTCCCTCCGGGCAACCCTCCACGTCGTCTCCGCCTTCGACAGCGACAAGACCGAGATCTTCAGCAGCGGCAGCGACCAGTGGATCGTCTCCGACGCCGGCAACGCCGAGAAAGTCGCCAAGGGCGTGGCAGATTCCCTGCGCACGGAAGGCGTCAACATCACTTACGCCGCTGCACGAGGCAAGCCCGCGGAGGCCCTCGTCCAGGAAGCGGAGCGCTCCGGAGCCCGGATGATCGTGGTGGGCAACAGGAACATGCGCGGGCTCGGGCGGGTGCTGGGCAGCGTTGCGAACAGTGTGGCCCACAACGCCCCCTGCGACGTCTACATCGCCAAGACCGACGAGGCCTAG